The genome window ACCTGCGTACCCGTCGCATCGGAAACAAGATTGCGATAGAAATGCACGTCCGTATGCCGGGTTCTCTTTCGCTTTATGAGGCGCATGAGCATGCTACTCATATCGAAACAAAACTGAAGCAGCACTTCGGTGCAGATACCCATGTGGGAATCCATCTCGAACCGATTAAAGTGAACGGAAAATATCAGAAACCGGAATAACTGAAATAAAAGGAAATAGCCGGAATAAAAGGAAACGAGCCTTGACGGAAGGAAGAAACCTCCATCAAGGCTCGTTTTTTTATTTGATATCCGAATCGTGTTTCGGATATTTATCATCTTTTGGGATGATTATTATCTGATTATATTATCGGCCGAGATTTACGCTGGCTCCTGCCATAATCCACAAACCTGGCTGCTTAACAGCTGTGAGGTCGTAGTAGCGGTGGCAAGTGATGTTGTCGGCTTTCACGAAGATATTGTATTTCTTCTCGTCCCACATCAGCTTGCAATCCACCTTGGTGTATGGATGATAGCCATTCATTCTCTGCTGCCATCTTACGCTCCATGATGCTGAAAGCTTGTTCCAGATTTGATGATCCAGGCCGAATACTGCCTTGTGCTTCAGATACTCCAATGCATAGAGTGATTTCAGGATGTTGGTCTCAGTCTTATGATCCTGATAGATGTAAGCATAACCCAACTTGATGCGGGTGATGAAACTGTTTGGTACCAACTCTCTCATGTAGATAGTTGCATCCACGTTGTAGCCCATGTTGTTGAGCTTTCCGATGTTCATCACGTGATACTGGCTGTCGTTCTGCTCGGTCACGGATGTCTGAACCCAGTCAATCATGTTGGTGCCGTGTGCGTAGAATCCGCTTACGGTTGCGGCAAAACCAGTCTGGCGATATTGAGTACCTACCTTGAAGGTGGAGTTCTTCTCCGGGTTTAGGTTGATGTCGCCCTGCTGCACCACATTATTTATGTATAAGTCGGTGTAGGTAGGCATTCTCAATGCCTTGTTCCAGGAAGCGTAGAACTTCCAGTTGTCGTTAGGACGATAACTCATATCCACACCAGGATAGAAACGGAAGTCGTTGTCCAAACCTGTATTCTTGTTAGCCAAGACACCAGCCGACAAGGTGAAGCCGCCGAAGATGAAGTTGTGCTCCAGCATGATGTTGGTATTGGTGCGCTCGCCCTTTCGGGTATATTGACGATCAGACCCCGAGATATCTTTATAGTCTTTCTCTGCGAGTTCCTCGCCCAATGCAGTAGAGTAGATGCACTCCTTACTGATGTCGAAACCTACTGCGGTCTTACCCAAAGCCCAAGCCACGTTGGCATTCAGTCCACCACCATAAACATCTAGGTCGTGATAGTTCTCGCCTGCTGCAGCTCCAGCTATACCGCGTTTCAGCTGGTAGTGATCCTTGAATTTGTTATAATAGAATTGAGGCGCAATCTCCCAGGTCTTCTCCTGGTTATGCAGACTCAGGTTGAGAGAAGCCATACCGTGGTCTGTCTTCTCATATTGGTTGTTGTAATTGGCGCTGTAGAAAGTATTGGCGCCGTAGCTCTGGCTAGCAATACCCAACTGGGCGATGATGTCGAAACGCTGGTCGTAAGAGAAAGAGAGATTGCCGTAGCCCTGTCCCTTCTCGAAATCGCTGTTCTCCGTGCCGCCATCCGAGCGCTTGTAGCCTCCGCTTACGGAATAAGCCTGGGTCCACTTGCCCGTTTCAAAAGCCGTCTGCACACGTCCCTGTGCTCCGAAACTTCCAAAGCTTCCGCCTTCTACACTTGCAGATACCCCCTCACTCTTAGCCTTCTTGGTTACGATGTTGATGGCACCATTGAAGGCTGAAGTTCCGAATAAGCGCGATGCCGCCCCCTCGAGCACTTCGATGTGGTCGATGTCAGCAAGAGCTACAGGAAAATCAGAAGCATTGTGACCAGTCTGAGGATTGGAAATGTTGACGCCATTCAAGAGAATGGTAATCTGGTCGAAGGTTCCACCATTGATGGAGATATCCGTCTGAACACCAAAGCCACCACGCTGACGGACATCCACGCCGGTAGCTAATTTCAATACATCGTTGATAGTCTGCGCAGCCGCACGATGAATATCGTCGCGGGTAATGACAGACACAATCTTAGGTGACTGCTCTACAGTCATTGGCGCACGAGATCCGGTAACGCTTACCGCATCCAGCTCGTAAGCCTTTCCGCCCTTGTAGAGGGTAGAGTCAACCTTGGCTCCCTCTGTGCTTACGCCTGCTGCCTTAGCATGGCTCAGGGTAGCAACGCTGAGTGCGCCAACAAGTACCTCTCTTCCCAAAACTGCGAAGAGTGAGTAGTTCTTGTTAGAGAATCGGTTGAACTTCAAGCTGTTGCGCTTGTTGAAAATTGTTTTGTACATTAAATTAAATGTTTATAAATGAATAATAAATCGAAGCCTTCCGCCTTCCCAGCTTTCGGCATTCGGGGTGCAAAGGTACTGCCTTTTGGGCAACTGACAAAATAAAATGTGAATTATTTTTTCAACTGCCGATACAAAGTTAATGTAAATTAAGGTCGGTTTCCTACCTCACAAATCGTATTCAATTCAGCCTTCTTGTGGCATAAAAAAGTATTAATTAGGCATAATCCTCAATAGGGTGATGCGATTTTCTTAAAGAAACATTCGCTTTTTCAGATTATTCTTGTATCTTTGCAGTTGATATGGGCAGCATTCAGCAATCAGAATACTGCTGTCGCAATTTTATGGTAATTAGAAATTAAAAAGAAAGGAACAGATAAGATGGAAAAGATCAACGTAAAAGAACTGAATGACAACGTCTTCGAGACTATTGGTAAGGAGTGGATGCTGGTATGTGCCGGCAACAAGGATCATTTCAATATGATGACCGCCTCTTGGGGCTGTTTGGGATGGCTTTGGAACAAGCCGGTGGCTGTGGTCTTTATCCGTCCGGAGCGTTTCACCCACGGCATCATCGAGGAGAATGAATTCATGACTCTCTCTTTCCTCGGCAACAGCGAGGAGGCTCGGAAGATTTATAACTTCTGCGGCTCTAAGAGCGGACGCGATTTGGATAAGGTGAAGGAAACAGGACTGATTCCTGTAGAAACCGATAATGGCTGCATTGGTTTCGAGCAGTCACGACTCACCCTGGAATGCCACAAACTTTATAAAGACAGTATGACCGCCGAGAAGTTCCTCGACAAGGACCTGCTCCAATGGTATGGTGCCAAGGGTGGATTCCACGATGTTTATGTTGTGGAGATTACCAATGCTTATAAAAAGTAAGAATTAAAATATGGCTCAAGAACAAACAGCAATTCGTGAACGCCAGAAAACCAGGCTCAAGGAGCCGGGGCGTTACGTGGTAATGATGTTCAACGACGACTTCACACCGATGGACTTCGTGGTAGAAATCCTCGAATCCATCTTCTTCAAGTCGCAGGCTGAGGCTGAAGCAATCATGCTCAAGGTTCATCACGAAGAAAAAGCCGTGGTGGGCACCTACAGCTATGACATCGCCAAGAGTAAAGTGGAGAAAGCGATGGAGAAAGCCCGTACGCAGAAGTTTCCGCTTAAACTCACTTATATGCCGGAATAGGCGTTGATTTCGGGGAAATATCCCCAATATATGCTAAGAAAAAGAAAGGAAAGAATAGAATGGATAATATGGGATTGACCCGATATATGAGTGTTCTGATGGACGATGCCATGAAGCAAGCCCGGTTCTTCGATCACGAGTTCGTGATGCCCGAGCACATGCTGCTGGCGTTGCTCAGGCAGTATGCATTCTGTCAGGCGCTGCAGGAAGAAGGCGTAGACAGCCTCAAAATGCACGAAGACTTGGTGGAATGGCTCGCCAAGCAGGAGCGTGTGCCTGAAACCATCAAGTATCTGCCAGAGCCGTCATCGCTCTTCAAAACCATGTTTGGAACGGCGTGCGCCCTGGCTGCTGCTGCCGACAGACAGCTGGTGAATGTACCCCATTTTGTGCAGGCGATGTTTGGCTTGCAGAATTCAGAAGCCGCTTTCCTGCTGTGCAAGAATGTGGGCGACCGGCAGGGCGAGTTCCTGGCGAGCGTTGACAGTTATTATCCTATAGGAGAAGATACTGGAGAGGCTGGCATGGGCATGGGAGCAGACTTTGATGATGACGATTATGCCAACGAGTATGACGACGACGAGGAAGAAGGCAGAAGACAGGTTGTACAGGATTGGCATCAGCTGGTTACCTGTATTTCTGACAAGGTAGAAGAGCACAATCCGCTCATCGGAAGAGAACAGGAACTGGACAGAACCATCCAGGTGCTCTGCCGTGCCGAGAAGAACAATCCGCTCCACATCGGAGAAGCCGGAGTCGGCAAGACAGCTCTGGTCTATGGTCTCGCCAAACTCATCAACGAAAACCAGGTTCCTGAACGCCTCAAGGGGGCTCGCATCTACGGCATGGATATGGGACAGATGCTTGCCGGTGCCCAATATCGCGGCGACTTCGAGAAACGCATCAAGATGGTGATGGAGGGAGCCGTGAAGGAAGGCAATACCATTATCTACATCGATGAGATTCATAATATGATAGGTGCCGGTCGTGGCTCAGATGGCGGACCTGATGCATCCAATATGCTGAAGCAATATCTGGAGGCAGGCGATATCCGTTTCATCGGCTCTACCACCTACGAGGAATATAACCGTTACATGGCTCAGAGCAAGGGCATCGTGCGCCGGTTCCAGCAGATAGATATCAAGGAACCTACCGAGGAGGAGGCTATCAAAATATTGGAGGGCTTGCAGTATAAATACAACAAGTTCCACAATGTAACCTATCGCAAGGACGCCCTGGAATATGCCGTCCGTGCCAGCGCCAAATATATCAGCAACCGCTGTCTGCCAGACAAGGCCATCGACCTGATGGATGAGGCGGGTGCTTATCTGGAGGTGCATCCGGTAGAATCTCGCCAGCGCTCTTATGTTACCAAGTCTATCATCCAGCAGATTCTGATTAAAGTCTGCAAGATTGATGCGGCTGCGATGAAAGATGAGAATAACGATGCTTTGGCTACGCTCCGCCAGCGCATACTCGACAAGATTTACGGTCAGGACAAGGCTGTAGACAAGGTGGTTGAGGCTGTGATGATGGCAAAGGCGGGATTGACAGATGATGACAAACCATTGGCTTCGCTCCTCTTCGTGGGACCTACCGGAGTAGGAAAAACCGAGGTGGCACGACAGTTGGCCAAGGAACTCGGCATCGAACTGGTACGCTTCGATATGAGTGAATATACCGAGAAGCATACCGTGGCAAAACTCATCGGTTCGCCAGCCGGATACGTGGGTTATGAGGATGGAGGACTTCTGACCGATGCCATCCGCAAGACGCCAAACTGTGTACTCCTGCTCGATGAGATAGAGAAGGCGCATAGCGATATCTACAACATCCTGCTCCAGGTAATGGACTATGCCCGTCTGACTGATAACAAGGGTCAGAAGGCTGATTTCCGTAACGTGATTCTCATCATGACCTCAAATGCCGGAGCACAATATGCTTCACGGGCTAGCGTAGGTTTCAATGGAAACGTAAGTCGTGGCGAAGCGATGCTGGCACAGGTGAAGAAGACTTTCAAGCCTGAGTTTATCAACCGACTTTCTGACATGGTGGTGTTCAACGATATGGATAAGCACATGGCTGAGCTGATTCTTGCCAAGAAACTTCGTCAACTTGATGCGAAACTGGCTGCAAAGGGAGTTACCGTAACGTTAACCGATGCTGCGCGTGAACAGTTGCTGAAATGGGGCTTTACCAAGGAATATGGTGCCCGCGAGATGGACCGTGTCATCGGTAACCGCCTGAAACCGATCCTGATGAAGGCGCTGCTCTTCGGCAAACTCAAGAAGAGTGGCAAGGCGCATGTCGACTTTGACGGAAAGGAACTGGTGATTAATTATTAGAATGAAAGTCTAGTCAAGAATTTCTTGATAAAAGATAAGCGTATGATATTACAGATAGATGATACTGCGGACGAGATTTATTTTCCCGATCCGCATTATGGCGATGAGGATGGATGCTTTGCGATTGGTGGCGATTTGAGTATCGACCGCCTGTTGCTGGCTTATAGCAATGGCATCTTTCCCTGGTATAGTTTCCGTGACCAGCCTGAAATACTCTGGTTCTGTCCGATGAAGCGTTTCGTCATCTTCCCTGATGAAATCCACATCAGTCATTCCATGCGTACCCTGATGAGAAAGAACCGGTACAGCGTAGGAATCAACGAAGATTTCGATGGCGCAATACGGGGATGCAGCAAGACCAACGGACGGTATTGGGAAGATGGCGCATGGCTGGGCGAGAACATCATCCAGGCATTTACTGCCCTCCATAAGCAGGGCTTTGCGGCGAGCGTAGAGGTATGGGATAATGAAACTGATGAACTGGTGGGGGGACTTTATGGTGTCACCATCGGCAAGGTTTTTATCGGAGAAAGCATGTTCTCCAGGGTTCCGTCAGCTTCTAAGATTGCCCTCATCTTCCTTGCCAGATACTTGCAGGAGCACGGTGGCAAGATGATAGATTGTCAGTTGGAGACTCCTCATCTCAAATCGATGGGTGGCAGATATATTTCTTACGAGGAATATATGAAGATTATGAACGAAGAATAAGAGATGTTCTTCTCGGAATAGAAGAACATCTTCTTTTGAATAAAAAATAAAGGCTAGGTTCCCAGAATCGTGAACCTAGCCTTTGTTATTATCTGGCTTTTTGCTTTTTATTAGAATATCGGTGTGCCGATGCAGCCGTTAGGTGCCTGAATATGCAGCATCGCACAAACGGTAGCGGCAATATCTGTCATATAGTGAGGCTGGGCACTCTCGCCGTGCTGGATGCCCCAACCCATAAACAGGCAAGGAATATGGATATCGTATGGATTCCATGCTCCGTGGGTAGTTCCCTTGCTGCTGTAATAATCGTAGTGACCTGGTTTCAGTACAATCTGAACACCTCCGCTGCGCTCACGGTTATAACCGTTAATGGCGCGGAACTTCAGCTCTTCAGGGATGCTCTCGATAGAGGTCTTCTCCATGTCGAAGGCATAGTGCACGTCCTTGTCTTTCTTCAGTCTGTCTACTACCACCTGCTTGATGGCTGCGTAATCCAGACCGAGTTCCTCGATGATGTCTGTATTGAAGAATACCTGATAGTTCATAATGGTCTTTACTAGGTCCTTGTCGGTGTTGAACTTTGTCTTCAGACTCTTGTTCAATTCATCTACCAGTCCCTTCTTGTTCCAGATGCCGGCAGGGATTCGCTGGTCTTGCAGGAAGGTGGCGTTGTTTACGCCTCCATGGTCGGCGGTGAGGAAGGTGAGATAATTTCCCTTGCCCACGGTCTGGTCGAGATAAGCGAAGAAATCTGCCAGAGCCTTATCTAATCTAAGATAGCAATCCTCTGTTTCGATAGCGTTTACGCCCACCTGATGACCGATGTAATCGGTGCTTGAGCAGCTGATGGTCAGCAAATCAGTATCTGTGTTTCTACCCAGATTTTCTCCCTCAATGGCAGCCTTGGCAATATCGAAAGTCAGGTTGCAGCCGAATGGGGTACTGCGGAGAATCTTGTAACCATGCTTTTTATATAAGGTAGGCAGGTCGAGTGGCAATACAGCCTTTTCGCCTTCAACAATTCCATTCTCGTAGTTGTTGTCATCGCTGGTGCTCTCCTTGTAGGAATCGATAGGGTAGAGCGTCTCCCATTTCTTGGAAAGATACTTGTTAGGGAGTTTCTGCTTGTTGAACTTGTTCACCCACTCAGGCAACTTATCCATATAGAAAGTACTGGTGATGAACTTGCCCGACTTGTCATTAAACCAGAAAGCGCCATTGGCGTGATGGCCCGCAGGGAGGATGGATGCTCTGTCTTTCAAGGCTACACCAATCACCTTAGAGCGGTTGTTGGTAGCCAGACGGAGTTCATCGCCGATGGTGGTTACCCACAGATTGCGAGGCGACATCTTGCCAGCCTTGCTGTCAGAACCTACCGGGTTGACGGTATCGTCGGCAGTACAATACACTACTTTTCCATCTTTCATGAAGTTATTTCCTGCAATTCCGTGGATGGAAGGAACGGAACCGGTCCAGATAGAAGAGTGGCCGATGGCTGTAACCGAAGGGATGTAAGGAATCTTGCAGTTTTCTACGCTGAATCCTTCTCCGAGCATTCTCTTGAATCCGCCTTCGCCGTAGCGGGCGTAGTAGCGATAGAGATAATCCCATCGCATCTGGTCGATAACGATGCCTACAACGAGCTTAGGACGTTGAGGCTGAGCCTGTGCAATGCCGCAGAAGCAGCAGAGCACGAAGATGAGTTTGATAATCTTATTCATAGTCAAAATGTCTTTTTTATACATAACCATTCAGTATTGTATATTAGAATTCGGCTGCAAAGATACAACTTATTTTGGTATTTAACGATAAAAAAGACGATTTTTACCCAAACTTCTCATGGCGTTCAATACAGCCAGTACCGTAACACCTACATCGGCAAAGACAGCCATCCACATGGTGCCGAGACCAATGGTGGCGAGAATCAGTACGGCAACCTTTACTCCGATGGCAAATATCACGTTCTCGTGAGCGATATGAATGGTTCTTCTGGCTATCTTTACGGCAAGGGCAATCTTTCTAGGGTCATCATCCATCAGTACTACATCGGCAGCTTCGATGGCAGCATCGCTACCCAGTCCACCCATGGCAATGCCCACATCGGCACGTTTCAATACAGGGGCATCGTTGATGCCATCGCCTACGTAAGCGAGTGTCTTGCCTGCTGGTTTTGTCTTCAGCAGTTGTTCTACATGCGAAACCTTGTCGGTTGGCAGCAGTTCTGCGCGGCACTCGTCCAGTCCCAGTTTGTGGGCAACATCTTCTCCCACTTCTCTGCGGTCACCCGTCAGCATTACCGTTTTCTCTATTCCAAGTTCTTTCAGCTCTCTGATGGCATGGGCGCTTCCTTCCTTAAGGGTGTCGTTGATCACAATATGTCCCGCGTACTTGCCATCAATGGCGACGTGGATGATGGTTCCCACCTGGTTGCAGTCGTGCCATTGGGCACCGATGTTTTCCATCATCTTCTTGTTGCCCACGCAAACCACCTTGCTGTTCACTTTGGCACGGATACCTTGTCCTGCAATTTCCTCTACATCGGTCACCTCGCAGCCATCCGTTGCTTCTTGCGGGAAGGCAGAACGCAGGGCTGCGCCGATAGGGTGGGTAGTGAAATGTTCAGCATGAGCCGCCAAATGCAGCAGAATCTTCTCCTTGTCAGAATATTCGCCAACATGTACATTATCTGCATCGTGGGATGAATGGTCTGGGCAGGAATCATCAGCATGAACAGCCGCTACGGCAAACTCTCCGTGGGTCAGAGTTCCGGTCTTGTCGAACACAACGGTTCCCACCTTGGCTAAAGCATCCATATAGTTGCTGCCCTTGATGAGAATACCATTCCGGGATGCTCCGCCGATGCCGCCAAAGAAGGTGAGGGGCACGCTGATAACCAGGGCGCAAGGACAGGAAACTACCAGGAATATCAAGGCGCGGTTGAGCCATAATGGGAAGTTCTCGCCAAAGGTTCCTTCACCTACGATTCCTGTTGCTGCCAGGAATGGAGGAATAACCGCCAGGGCAATGGCTGCGAAAACAACGATAGGAGTATAGACTCGGGCGAAACGGGTGATGAAAGCCTCGCTCTTCGACTTGTTCTTGTCTGCACTCTCTACCAGAGAAATAATCTTGGATACGGTACTCTCGCCAAAACTCTTGGTGGTGCGTACACGAACTACTCCTGAAAGGTTGATGCAACCGGACATGATAGTATCGCCTTCATTTAAATCCCGTGGCATACTCTCACCTGTCAGGGCAATGGTATTCAAGGCTGAGCTTCCCTCAACAACAATACCATCCAATGGAACTTTCTCTCCCGGACGGATTACGATAGTTTCTCCTATCTTGACGTCTTCCGGCGAAACTGACTCTACTTTTCCGTTTCTTTCAACATTCGCTACATCCGGTCGGATATTCATCAGATGCGAAATACTGTCGCGGCTCTTTCCTTCCGCATATCCTTCGAAGAGTTCGCCCACCTGAAAGAAGAGCATCACAAAGACTGCCTCCGGGAATTCTGTATCTGATCCTGGGAAGAATCCGATGCAAAGTGCTCCGATGGTTGCAATAGCCATCAGAAAGTTTTCGTTAAACATATCGCCCTTGGCAATACCTTCTGCAGCTTCG of Segatella copri contains these proteins:
- a CDS encoding ATP-dependent Clp protease adaptor ClpS: MAQEQTAIRERQKTRLKEPGRYVVMMFNDDFTPMDFVVEILESIFFKSQAEAEAIMLKVHHEEKAVVGTYSYDIAKSKVEKAMEKARTQKFPLKLTYMPE
- a CDS encoding heavy metal translocating P-type ATPase, with protein sequence MKSKLFLIGATIILLIIAVFIEKEYSLATWQLLLVYLIPYLLIGHETLGEAAEGIAKGDMFNENFLMAIATIGALCIGFFPGSDTEFPEAVFVMLFFQVGELFEGYAEGKSRDSISHLMNIRPDVANVERNGKVESVSPEDVKIGETIVIRPGEKVPLDGIVVEGSSALNTIALTGESMPRDLNEGDTIMSGCINLSGVVRVRTTKSFGESTVSKIISLVESADKNKSKSEAFITRFARVYTPIVVFAAIALAVIPPFLAATGIVGEGTFGENFPLWLNRALIFLVVSCPCALVISVPLTFFGGIGGASRNGILIKGSNYMDALAKVGTVVFDKTGTLTHGEFAVAAVHADDSCPDHSSHDADNVHVGEYSDKEKILLHLAAHAEHFTTHPIGAALRSAFPQEATDGCEVTDVEEIAGQGIRAKVNSKVVCVGNKKMMENIGAQWHDCNQVGTIIHVAIDGKYAGHIVINDTLKEGSAHAIRELKELGIEKTVMLTGDRREVGEDVAHKLGLDECRAELLPTDKVSHVEQLLKTKPAGKTLAYVGDGINDAPVLKRADVGIAMGGLGSDAAIEAADVVLMDDDPRKIALAVKIARRTIHIAHENVIFAIGVKVAVLILATIGLGTMWMAVFADVGVTVLAVLNAMRSLGKNRLFYR
- the pafA gene encoding alkaline phosphatase PafA, with product MNKIIKLIFVLCCFCGIAQAQPQRPKLVVGIVIDQMRWDYLYRYYARYGEGGFKRMLGEGFSVENCKIPYIPSVTAIGHSSIWTGSVPSIHGIAGNNFMKDGKVVYCTADDTVNPVGSDSKAGKMSPRNLWVTTIGDELRLATNNRSKVIGVALKDRASILPAGHHANGAFWFNDKSGKFITSTFYMDKLPEWVNKFNKQKLPNKYLSKKWETLYPIDSYKESTSDDNNYENGIVEGEKAVLPLDLPTLYKKHGYKILRSTPFGCNLTFDIAKAAIEGENLGRNTDTDLLTISCSSTDYIGHQVGVNAIETEDCYLRLDKALADFFAYLDQTVGKGNYLTFLTADHGGVNNATFLQDQRIPAGIWNKKGLVDELNKSLKTKFNTDKDLVKTIMNYQVFFNTDIIEELGLDYAAIKQVVVDRLKKDKDVHYAFDMEKTSIESIPEELKFRAINGYNRERSGGVQIVLKPGHYDYYSSKGTTHGAWNPYDIHIPCLFMGWGIQHGESAQPHYMTDIAATVCAMLHIQAPNGCIGTPIF
- a CDS encoding TonB-dependent receptor plug domain-containing protein, yielding MYKTIFNKRNSLKFNRFSNKNYSLFAVLGREVLVGALSVATLSHAKAAGVSTEGAKVDSTLYKGGKAYELDAVSVTGSRAPMTVEQSPKIVSVITRDDIHRAAAQTINDVLKLATGVDVRQRGGFGVQTDISINGGTFDQITILLNGVNISNPQTGHNASDFPVALADIDHIEVLEGAASRLFGTSAFNGAINIVTKKAKSEGVSASVEGGSFGSFGAQGRVQTAFETGKWTQAYSVSGGYKRSDGGTENSDFEKGQGYGNLSFSYDQRFDIIAQLGIASQSYGANTFYSANYNNQYEKTDHGMASLNLSLHNQEKTWEIAPQFYYNKFKDHYQLKRGIAGAAAGENYHDLDVYGGGLNANVAWALGKTAVGFDISKECIYSTALGEELAEKDYKDISGSDRQYTRKGERTNTNIMLEHNFIFGGFTLSAGVLANKNTGLDNDFRFYPGVDMSYRPNDNWKFYASWNKALRMPTYTDLYINNVVQQGDINLNPEKNSTFKVGTQYRQTGFAATVSGFYAHGTNMIDWVQTSVTEQNDSQYHVMNIGKLNNMGYNVDATIYMRELVPNSFITRIKLGYAYIYQDHKTETNILKSLYALEYLKHKAVFGLDHQIWNKLSASWSVRWQQRMNGYHPYTKVDCKLMWDEKKYNIFVKADNITCHRYYDLTAVKQPGLWIMAGASVNLGR
- a CDS encoding flavin reductase: MEKINVKELNDNVFETIGKEWMLVCAGNKDHFNMMTASWGCLGWLWNKPVAVVFIRPERFTHGIIEENEFMTLSFLGNSEEARKIYNFCGSKSGRDLDKVKETGLIPVETDNGCIGFEQSRLTLECHKLYKDSMTAEKFLDKDLLQWYGAKGGFHDVYVVEITNAYKK
- the aat gene encoding leucyl/phenylalanyl-tRNA--protein transferase; amino-acid sequence: MILQIDDTADEIYFPDPHYGDEDGCFAIGGDLSIDRLLLAYSNGIFPWYSFRDQPEILWFCPMKRFVIFPDEIHISHSMRTLMRKNRYSVGINEDFDGAIRGCSKTNGRYWEDGAWLGENIIQAFTALHKQGFAASVEVWDNETDELVGGLYGVTIGKVFIGESMFSRVPSASKIALIFLARYLQEHGGKMIDCQLETPHLKSMGGRYISYEEYMKIMNEE
- a CDS encoding AAA family ATPase, giving the protein MKQARFFDHEFVMPEHMLLALLRQYAFCQALQEEGVDSLKMHEDLVEWLAKQERVPETIKYLPEPSSLFKTMFGTACALAAAADRQLVNVPHFVQAMFGLQNSEAAFLLCKNVGDRQGEFLASVDSYYPIGEDTGEAGMGMGADFDDDDYANEYDDDEEEGRRQVVQDWHQLVTCISDKVEEHNPLIGREQELDRTIQVLCRAEKNNPLHIGEAGVGKTALVYGLAKLINENQVPERLKGARIYGMDMGQMLAGAQYRGDFEKRIKMVMEGAVKEGNTIIYIDEIHNMIGAGRGSDGGPDASNMLKQYLEAGDIRFIGSTTYEEYNRYMAQSKGIVRRFQQIDIKEPTEEEAIKILEGLQYKYNKFHNVTYRKDALEYAVRASAKYISNRCLPDKAIDLMDEAGAYLEVHPVESRQRSYVTKSIIQQILIKVCKIDAAAMKDENNDALATLRQRILDKIYGQDKAVDKVVEAVMMAKAGLTDDDKPLASLLFVGPTGVGKTEVARQLAKELGIELVRFDMSEYTEKHTVAKLIGSPAGYVGYEDGGLLTDAIRKTPNCVLLLDEIEKAHSDIYNILLQVMDYARLTDNKGQKADFRNVILIMTSNAGAQYASRASVGFNGNVSRGEAMLAQVKKTFKPEFINRLSDMVVFNDMDKHMAELILAKKLRQLDAKLAAKGVTVTLTDAAREQLLKWGFTKEYGAREMDRVIGNRLKPILMKALLFGKLKKSGKAHVDFDGKELVINY